In Kitasatospora viridis, the following are encoded in one genomic region:
- a CDS encoding SLC13 family permease, whose amino-acid sequence MNTFVAEALSVTLLVVVLVCAVVRPWGWPEAVVAVPAAALVVATGAISPAHAAAEAARLGPVIGFLAAVLVLAELCDGEGLFHACGAWMARSAVGRPRRLLVQVFAVASVITAVLSLDATVVLLTPVVFATAARLGARPKPHLYACTHLSNTASLLLPVSNLTNLLAFAASGLGFTRFAALMALPWLVAIGVEYVVLRRFFAADLDAGAQAPASGPAPEMPLFALLTVAGTLAGFVLASAIGIDPAWAALAGALTLAVRALARRRTTVTAIGRAAAVPFLAFVLALGIVVRAVVDNGLASGLAHLVPHGTALPALLGTAALAAVLANVINNLPATLVLLPLAAPAGPGAVLAVLLGVNIGPNLTYAGSLATLLWRRIVREHDTDVPLGEFTRLGLLVVPPALLLAVVALWGSLRIVGG is encoded by the coding sequence TGAACACGTTCGTCGCCGAGGCCTTGTCGGTCACCCTGCTGGTGGTGGTGCTGGTCTGCGCCGTCGTGCGGCCGTGGGGGTGGCCGGAGGCAGTGGTCGCCGTCCCGGCCGCCGCCCTGGTGGTCGCCACCGGTGCCATCTCGCCGGCCCACGCCGCGGCCGAGGCCGCGCGGCTCGGCCCGGTGATCGGCTTCCTCGCCGCCGTGCTGGTGCTCGCCGAGCTCTGCGACGGCGAGGGCCTCTTCCACGCCTGCGGGGCCTGGATGGCCCGGAGCGCTGTGGGGCGGCCGCGCCGGCTGCTGGTGCAGGTGTTCGCGGTCGCCTCGGTGATCACGGCGGTGCTCAGCCTGGACGCCACGGTGGTGCTGCTCACGCCGGTGGTCTTCGCGACCGCCGCCCGGCTCGGGGCCCGGCCGAAGCCGCACCTGTACGCCTGCACCCACCTGTCGAACACCGCGTCACTCCTGTTGCCGGTCTCCAACCTGACGAACCTGCTGGCCTTCGCGGCCAGCGGGCTCGGCTTCACCCGGTTCGCGGCGCTGATGGCCCTGCCGTGGCTGGTGGCCATCGGGGTCGAGTACGTGGTGCTGCGGCGGTTCTTCGCGGCCGACCTGGACGCGGGCGCGCAGGCGCCGGCGAGCGGACCGGCACCCGAGATGCCGCTGTTCGCCCTGCTCACCGTCGCCGGCACGCTGGCGGGCTTCGTGCTCGCCTCGGCGATCGGGATCGACCCGGCCTGGGCCGCGCTGGCCGGTGCCCTGACGCTCGCGGTGCGGGCCCTGGCCCGCCGCCGCACCACCGTGACCGCCATCGGGCGGGCCGCCGCCGTGCCGTTCCTCGCCTTCGTGCTGGCGCTCGGGATCGTGGTGCGCGCGGTGGTCGACAACGGGCTCGCCTCCGGGCTCGCGCACCTCGTGCCGCACGGCACCGCGCTGCCGGCGCTGCTGGGCACCGCGGCCCTGGCGGCCGTCCTGGCGAACGTGATCAACAACCTGCCCGCCACCCTCGTGCTGCTGCCGCTCGCCGCCCCCGCCGGGCCCGGCGCGGTGCTCGCGGTGCTGCTGGGCGTCAACATCGGCCCCAACCTGACCTACGCCGGTTCCCTGGCCACCCTGCTCTGGCGGCGGATCGTGCGCGAGCACGACACCGACGTCCCGCTCGGCGAGTTCACCCGGCTCGGACTGCTCGTCGTGCCACCGGCGTTGCTGCTGGCTGTGGTAGCACTGTGGGGATCGCTGCGGATCGTCGGAGGGTGA
- a CDS encoding universal stress protein: MAVVVWVAEGTWPACVEAARAHAAQGAEIVLLHVAGTEVPGVAHGAFAGLLGRGHPKGPQPPGGWGSDPGTRLEGLAADSARQLLQAAAELLGRPCAQLARTGRVEREVVAAAEGADLLVLARDGDRTHLGPHSLGPAGRFVVDHAPCPVLLVWPGAAPAAARA; the protein is encoded by the coding sequence ATGGCCGTCGTGGTGTGGGTCGCCGAGGGCACCTGGCCCGCCTGCGTCGAGGCCGCCCGTGCGCACGCCGCGCAGGGCGCCGAGATCGTCCTGCTGCACGTCGCCGGCACCGAGGTGCCCGGGGTCGCGCACGGTGCGTTTGCCGGCCTGCTCGGGCGCGGGCACCCGAAGGGGCCGCAGCCGCCCGGGGGTTGGGGGAGCGATCCGGGCACCCGCCTGGAGGGCCTGGCCGCCGACTCCGCCCGGCAGCTGCTGCAAGCCGCCGCCGAGCTGCTGGGACGGCCCTGCGCGCAGCTGGCGCGGACCGGCCGGGTGGAGCGCGAGGTGGTGGCCGCCGCCGAGGGAGCCGACCTGCTGGTGCTCGCCCGGGACGGCGACCGCACCCACCTCGGGCCGCACAGCCTGGGCCCCGCCGGGCGGTTCGTGGTCGACCACGCGCCGTGCCCCGTCCTGCTGGTCTGGCCAGGAGCGGCACCAGCAGCGGCGCGGGCGTAG
- a CDS encoding DUF1304 domain-containing protein — translation MSIAATTVVLLIAALHVYILVLEMFLWTTPRARASFGTTAEFATATKALAANQGLYNGFLAAGLVWGAVASDPVGFQAKVFFLACVAVAGAYGAATASRKILFVQTVPALIGLALVLASHY, via the coding sequence ATGTCGATCGCCGCAACCACGGTGGTGCTGCTCATCGCCGCGCTGCACGTGTACATCCTGGTCCTGGAGATGTTCCTGTGGACCACTCCGAGGGCGCGGGCGTCGTTCGGGACCACGGCCGAGTTCGCCACCGCCACCAAGGCGCTCGCCGCCAATCAGGGCCTGTACAACGGCTTCCTGGCCGCCGGTCTGGTGTGGGGCGCGGTGGCCTCGGACCCGGTCGGCTTCCAGGCGAAGGTGTTCTTCCTGGCGTGCGTGGCGGTGGCCGGCGCGTACGGCGCGGCCACCGCCAGCCGGAAGATCCTCTTCGTGCAGACCGTGCCGGCGCTGATCGGGCTCGCCCTGGTGCTGGCGAGCCACTACTGA
- a CDS encoding NADP-dependent oxidoreductase has translation MRAVTYDSYAPDNSQLRYGEVAEPKVGPGEVLIQVRAAAVNPVDWKVMAGGLDGMMETVFPVVPGWDVAGVVARTGPDTPEFVPGDEVMAYARKDVVQGGTFAEYVAVAATSVARKPAALDWAQAAGLPLAGLTALRSLDRLQLGSGDVLLVHGAAGGVGSLAVQLGWDRGARVIGTASERNHAFVRELGGEPVSYGDGLIERVRALAPDGVTAVADFVGGQLETTLAVLADGGRHVSIADPGVEQHGGHWVWVRPDGAKLAELAAAVDRGALTVEVAQTFPLERTAEAFDASRTGHTRGKLVIEP, from the coding sequence ATGCGCGCGGTGACCTACGACTCGTACGCCCCCGACAACTCGCAGCTGCGGTACGGCGAGGTGGCCGAGCCCAAGGTCGGACCCGGTGAGGTGCTGATCCAGGTCCGCGCGGCGGCCGTCAACCCGGTCGACTGGAAGGTCATGGCCGGCGGCCTGGACGGCATGATGGAGACCGTCTTCCCGGTCGTCCCCGGCTGGGACGTGGCCGGGGTGGTGGCCCGCACCGGCCCCGACACGCCCGAGTTCGTGCCCGGCGACGAGGTGATGGCCTACGCCCGCAAGGACGTGGTGCAGGGCGGCACCTTCGCCGAGTACGTGGCCGTCGCCGCCACGTCGGTGGCGCGCAAGCCCGCCGCGCTCGACTGGGCGCAGGCGGCCGGGCTGCCGCTGGCCGGCCTGACCGCGCTGCGCAGCCTGGACCGGCTGCAGCTCGGGTCCGGTGACGTGCTGCTGGTGCACGGCGCGGCCGGCGGCGTGGGCAGCCTGGCGGTGCAGCTCGGCTGGGACCGCGGCGCCCGGGTGATCGGCACGGCCTCGGAGCGCAACCACGCGTTCGTCCGCGAGCTGGGCGGCGAGCCGGTGAGCTACGGGGACGGCCTCATCGAGCGGGTGCGGGCGCTGGCGCCTGACGGTGTGACGGCCGTGGCGGACTTCGTCGGCGGCCAGCTGGAGACCACGCTGGCCGTGCTCGCCGACGGCGGCCGGCACGTCTCGATCGCCGACCCGGGCGTCGAGCAGCACGGCGGCCACTGGGTCTGGGTCCGCCCGGACGGTGCCAAGCTGGCCGAACTGGCCGCCGCCGTCGACCGGGGAGCGCTGACCGTCGAGGTCGCGCAGACCTTCCCGCTGGAGCGCACGGCCGAGGCCTTCGACGCCAGCCGCACCGGTCACACCCGGGGGAAGCTGGTCATCGAGCCGTAG
- a CDS encoding phosphotransferase family protein, translating to MQHHDEKWLAEFARLGHPGAEPLAAGMEGAVYRLGGGLVAKVWAHRSAAELARLQEFCAELAGQGLGFRTPRIHAVHATGLGLCTVEDELSGRPLATALGRDGELPGPEVVDRVLDVLALLAAVPTPERLGLLPVLDETAPLRDGRTGWAEALIALIDRRLDRFGHLLARQVPGLDRRVARLRQLLRSRPAGRDGLVHGDLVTANILVDEDLRPTALLDFGFLTTPGDPAFDAAVTASIVDMYGPRARETEALFDDALVARFGYPRELLLLHRAAYALITSNAYDPAGADGHFRWCVRMLLRKDVAALLDGGNRLVP from the coding sequence GTGCAACACCATGACGAGAAGTGGCTCGCCGAGTTCGCCCGGCTCGGCCACCCCGGCGCCGAGCCGCTGGCCGCCGGCATGGAGGGCGCCGTCTACCGGCTCGGCGGCGGCCTGGTCGCCAAGGTGTGGGCGCACCGCTCGGCCGCGGAGCTGGCCCGCCTCCAGGAGTTCTGCGCCGAACTGGCCGGGCAGGGGCTCGGCTTCCGCACCCCGCGGATCCACGCGGTGCACGCCACCGGCCTCGGGCTGTGCACCGTCGAGGACGAGCTGTCCGGACGTCCGCTCGCCACCGCCCTGGGCCGGGACGGCGAGCTGCCCGGCCCCGAGGTGGTCGACCGGGTGCTCGACGTGCTCGCGCTGCTCGCCGCCGTGCCCACGCCCGAACGGCTCGGCCTGCTGCCGGTGCTCGACGAGACCGCGCCGCTGCGCGACGGCCGGACCGGCTGGGCCGAGGCACTGATCGCCCTCATCGACCGCCGGCTCGACCGGTTCGGCCACCTGCTGGCCCGTCAGGTCCCCGGGCTGGACCGCCGGGTCGCGCGGCTCCGCCAGCTGCTGCGGTCCCGGCCGGCCGGGCGGGACGGCCTGGTCCACGGCGATCTGGTCACCGCGAACATCCTGGTCGACGAGGACCTGCGCCCCACCGCGCTGCTCGACTTCGGCTTCCTCACCACCCCCGGCGACCCGGCCTTCGACGCCGCCGTGACGGCGAGCATCGTGGACATGTACGGCCCCCGGGCCCGCGAGACCGAGGCGCTCTTCGACGACGCCCTCGTCGCCCGCTTCGGCTACCCCCGGGAGCTGCTGCTCCTGCACCGGGCGGCCTACGCCCTGATCACCAGCAACGCCTACGACCCGGCGGGCGCGGACGGCCACTTCCGGTGGTGCGTGCGGATGCTGCTGCGCAAGGACGTCGCCGCGCTGCTCGACGGCGGCAACCGGCTGGTGCCCTGA
- a CDS encoding lactonase family protein — MNRPPTATTGGSLIIGSAAPAHALGAGLSTVRYDRDGAMTLLSTLPVDRPSYAAADPRRAVLHAVLEEQAGQVLSLRIDSGTGFQGPPATAVSGGAGPCHLAVHPGGSHVFAAHYGDGVLSVIPTDADGLVSPAGPSQTIRLPAERHQSPHAHMAAPSPDGRFLLCTDLGTDRVHVFAFDPAAGRLSEHRVAQLPPGSGPRHLVFHPSGRHVHVLNELSATLTVCTWDARSGHLEPVGELTTRQDPSAPNANSAAAVRVSTDGRFLYTTNRGDDTIAVHAVHDDGASVELLTTVPCGGSWPRDIALTPDGRLLFCANQGSDTLTAFHRDPLSGTLTPAGAPLAVTEPTSVLPV; from the coding sequence TTGAACCGCCCCCCGACCGCCACGACCGGTGGCTCGCTGATCATCGGCAGTGCCGCCCCCGCCCACGCCCTCGGCGCCGGCCTGTCCACCGTCCGCTACGACCGCGACGGCGCCATGACCCTCCTCAGCACCCTGCCGGTGGACCGCCCGTCCTACGCGGCCGCCGATCCGAGGCGCGCGGTGCTGCACGCCGTCCTGGAAGAGCAGGCCGGGCAGGTCCTCTCCCTGCGGATCGACTCCGGCACCGGGTTCCAGGGCCCGCCGGCCACGGCCGTCAGCGGCGGCGCGGGCCCGTGCCACCTCGCCGTCCACCCCGGCGGTTCGCACGTCTTCGCGGCCCACTACGGCGACGGCGTCCTCTCGGTCATCCCCACCGACGCCGACGGCCTGGTCTCCCCCGCCGGGCCGTCGCAGACCATCCGCCTTCCCGCCGAGCGGCATCAGTCCCCGCACGCGCACATGGCCGCCCCCTCCCCGGACGGCCGGTTCCTGCTCTGCACCGACCTCGGCACCGACCGGGTCCACGTCTTCGCCTTCGACCCGGCCGCCGGCCGGCTCAGCGAGCACCGGGTGGCCCAGCTGCCGCCGGGCAGCGGCCCCCGGCACCTCGTCTTCCACCCGTCGGGCCGGCACGTCCACGTTCTCAACGAGCTCTCCGCCACCCTCACCGTCTGCACCTGGGACGCGCGCTCCGGCCACCTTGAACCCGTCGGCGAGCTGACGACCCGCCAGGACCCGAGCGCCCCGAACGCCAACTCCGCGGCCGCCGTCCGGGTGTCCACGGACGGCCGCTTCCTCTACACCACCAACCGCGGCGACGACACGATCGCCGTGCACGCCGTGCACGATGACGGCGCGTCGGTCGAGCTGCTCACCACCGTCCCCTGCGGCGGCAGCTGGCCCCGCGACATCGCCCTCACCCCCGACGGGCGGCTGCTGTTCTGCGCCAACCAGGGCTCCGACACCCTCACGGCCTTCCACCGCGACCCGCTCTCCGGGACGCTGACCCCCGCCGGCGCGCCCCTTGCAGTCACCGAGCCCACCTCCGTCCTGCCCGTCTGA
- a CDS encoding alpha-L-fucosidase, producing the protein MAEAPVVEGDPLPLVPLRVPQLDQGAWQQPDSKIQWMRDNKLAMFIHWGVYSAPAQGEWYMFSSKTQPTTYRANYAASFASQSQSYDPTAWAQLASDLGAAQVVLTTRHHEGFALWPSGHPNAWTSGDTPFPAGTDFVKGYVDAVRAAGLRVGLYYSPIDWRYPGYYDVSGATPPNPALTSDCVLPNSPYPWNYEGTNPAGFDYHENARTMKNEVYQSVKELVTDYGAIDDFWWDGGWLAQQGTDAAGSFFWEPGQYRDPGNGWLVDAAYGETEPGTGKPLGLTGLVRRHQPNAVSNSRSGWKGDYDEEEGGYVSTGPIRYGRLVQKAFSISGTTWGYDGDVAMSFSSAMAVFVNAFVRDMCVIVNVGPDATGTVPSKQAAVLRQVGGFMSANHEALYSTRGGPWNPVEGQYGFTFANQTVYAHLLAGYSGGSSFTTPSLGDAKVTAVYDVVSKNSLSFATSGGNSVTVTGIDRTRYPDDTIIAIVFDRSVVPADIARGATVTADSAQTGQGNGAANAVDGDTSTRWCATDGNTRHWLQVDLGSVRSLTGVRLAWEQPDNAYQFRIDGSSDGSTWSPLTDQTGNTTAAQVQALTFTAQARYLRVTVTGGLSNAVWASIRSFEVYDRAFLDPSLAGGDLALGRPASSSSNENSSLVAANAFDGNPTTRWSSQFSDPQWLQVDLGSTQTIGRVVLNWEYSHATAYQLQVSDDASTWTTLYSTTSGNGGVENISGLSGSGRYVRMYGTARATQWSYSLYAMEVFSS; encoded by the coding sequence TTGGCCGAGGCCCCAGTGGTCGAGGGCGACCCGCTGCCCCTGGTCCCGCTGCGCGTCCCGCAGCTGGACCAAGGGGCCTGGCAGCAGCCCGACAGCAAGATCCAGTGGATGCGCGACAACAAGCTCGCCATGTTCATCCACTGGGGCGTCTACTCGGCGCCGGCCCAGGGCGAGTGGTACATGTTCAGCTCGAAGACCCAGCCGACCACCTACCGGGCGAACTACGCCGCCTCCTTCGCCAGTCAGTCCCAGTCCTACGACCCCACCGCCTGGGCCCAGCTGGCGAGCGATCTCGGCGCCGCCCAGGTGGTGCTGACCACCCGTCACCACGAGGGCTTCGCCCTGTGGCCCAGCGGCCACCCCAACGCCTGGACCAGTGGCGACACCCCGTTCCCCGCCGGCACGGACTTCGTCAAGGGCTACGTGGACGCCGTGCGCGCGGCCGGCCTGCGGGTCGGGCTCTACTACTCCCCCATCGACTGGCGCTACCCCGGCTACTACGACGTCTCCGGCGCGACGCCGCCGAACCCCGCCCTCACCTCCGACTGCGTGCTGCCGAACAGCCCGTACCCGTGGAACTACGAGGGCACCAACCCGGCCGGCTTCGACTACCACGAGAACGCCCGCACCATGAAGAACGAGGTCTACCAGTCCGTCAAGGAGCTGGTCACCGACTACGGCGCGATCGACGACTTCTGGTGGGACGGCGGCTGGCTGGCGCAGCAGGGCACCGACGCGGCCGGGTCCTTCTTCTGGGAGCCCGGCCAGTACCGCGACCCCGGCAACGGCTGGCTGGTCGACGCCGCGTACGGCGAGACCGAGCCCGGCACCGGCAAGCCGCTCGGGCTCACCGGCCTGGTGCGCCGGCACCAGCCGAACGCGGTCTCCAACTCGCGGTCCGGGTGGAAGGGCGACTACGACGAGGAGGAGGGCGGCTACGTCTCGACCGGCCCGATCCGGTACGGCCGCCTGGTCCAGAAGGCGTTCAGCATCTCCGGCACGACCTGGGGCTACGACGGCGACGTCGCGATGTCCTTCTCCTCGGCCATGGCCGTCTTCGTCAACGCCTTCGTCCGCGACATGTGCGTGATCGTCAACGTCGGCCCGGACGCGACGGGCACGGTCCCGAGCAAGCAGGCGGCGGTGCTGCGCCAGGTCGGCGGGTTCATGAGCGCCAACCACGAGGCGCTCTACAGCACCCGCGGCGGCCCGTGGAACCCGGTGGAGGGCCAGTACGGCTTCACCTTCGCCAACCAGACCGTCTACGCGCACCTGCTGGCCGGCTACAGCGGCGGCAGCAGCTTCACCACCCCCTCGCTGGGCGACGCGAAGGTCACCGCGGTGTACGACGTGGTGTCGAAGAACTCGCTCTCCTTCGCCACGAGCGGCGGGAACAGCGTCACCGTCACCGGCATCGACCGCACCCGCTACCCCGACGACACGATCATCGCGATCGTCTTCGACCGCTCGGTGGTCCCGGCGGACATCGCCCGCGGCGCCACGGTCACCGCCGACAGCGCCCAGACCGGACAGGGGAACGGGGCCGCCAACGCGGTGGACGGGGACACCTCCACCCGCTGGTGCGCCACCGACGGAAACACCCGCCACTGGCTCCAGGTCGACCTCGGCTCGGTGCGCTCGCTCACCGGGGTCCGGCTCGCCTGGGAACAGCCGGACAACGCCTACCAGTTCCGGATCGACGGATCCTCCGACGGATCCACCTGGTCGCCCCTGACCGACCAGACCGGCAACACCACCGCCGCCCAGGTGCAGGCCCTGACCTTCACCGCCCAGGCCCGCTACCTCCGAGTGACCGTCACCGGCGGGCTGAGCAACGCCGTCTGGGCCTCCATCCGCTCGTTCGAGGTCTACGACCGCGCGTTCCTGGACCCGTCGCTGGCCGGCGGCGACCTCGCACTCGGCCGGCCCGCCAGCTCCTCCTCCAACGAGAACAGCTCACTGGTCGCGGCCAACGCCTTCGACGGCAATCCGACCACCCGCTGGTCCAGCCAGTTCTCCGACCCGCAGTGGCTCCAGGTCGACCTCGGCTCCACCCAGACCATCGGCCGCGTGGTCCTCAACTGGGAGTACTCCCACGCGACGGCCTACCAGCTCCAGGTCTCCGACGACGCGAGCACCTGGACCACCCTCTACTCCACCACCAGCGGCAACGGCGGGGTGGAGAACATCAGCGGCCTGTCCGGCTCCGGGCGGTACGTGCGGATGTACGGCACCGCGCGCGCCACCCAGTGGAGCTACTCGCTCTACGCGATGGAGGTGTTCAGCAGCTGA
- a CDS encoding winged helix-turn-helix transcriptional regulator: protein MTTEPDPYRSDDATRSEDACRPIIDQLTDKWSMTVMGVLEEPRRFNEIKRRIDCVTQRVLTQTLRRLERNGMIVRRVLPTSPVGVEYSLTPLGESLLEPYNLLHAWSLANTDAIRAHQQEYDRRGTTLRAGTGSPVPARSTSG, encoded by the coding sequence ATGACGACCGAACCTGACCCTTACCGCTCAGACGACGCCACCCGCTCCGAGGACGCCTGCCGGCCGATCATCGACCAGCTCACCGACAAGTGGTCGATGACGGTCATGGGGGTCCTCGAAGAGCCCCGGCGGTTCAACGAGATCAAGCGCCGCATCGACTGCGTGACCCAGCGGGTCCTGACCCAGACCCTGCGCCGGCTGGAACGCAACGGCATGATCGTGCGCCGGGTCCTGCCGACCTCGCCCGTCGGGGTCGAGTACTCGCTCACCCCGCTCGGCGAATCCCTGCTGGAGCCGTACAACCTGCTGCACGCCTGGAGCCTCGCCAACACGGACGCGATCCGGGCCCACCAGCAGGAGTACGACCGGCGGGGGACGACACTGCGCGCCGGCACCGGATCCCCGGTGCCGGCGCGCAGCACGAGTGGGTGA
- a CDS encoding radical SAM protein has translation MTSSLDPVADAGGRATPTPAKRRTVQLVEFTAMQGVRYSITLGYLKASALADPALDAACDFRITVREQSGGEQATKELLDTWDEPFAVALTVFFWNRAQSLELARQVKERWPNCHVLVGGNDVSYQQDAVFSEAPWVDVLVHGEGELRFRDLLHAYLNDADPTAGALAEIPGISFWRNGEVVTNTDADRITDLEQIVSPILSPVYSDEEITGSSMIVYETNRGCPYGCAFCYWGGATNSKVRQFDLERIFAELDRLIRLMPTDATLFIADANFGILGRDRQIAEHIVELSKRYNKRLVVSTNWAKNGNDRIVEIASMLHAAELTGAITLSAQSFDTDVLKIANRANIRTNHYRRLLSRFRELDVPTYTDLIWGLPGETFATYLNGIEEVLSAGGSPVIYPLLLLNNTDYSREAFKDEHELRTRLMPADITNPDLVADVVIGHSAMTADEWVRGMEFRVSMTLFQKILLRCALRVLHSTTGVRMVELCQQLWTFLLDECADPFIRAVARDVCAVYREPSTLDMSLLRTVIGNHVVVPEEVHYQALLCRAVRTESATAELLNAAVDHLCGWLAGSGFEIDRVLVDSALTLDLASTTILRASLRGELVEAQFAVPRQGWDLLVESGDVPSGLDTSHQGNVVRGTVWAPQRWVDFPISVYALSIWHGTGRPLYDLLFALPDQLPAAA, from the coding sequence ATGACCTCCAGCCTCGACCCGGTCGCCGACGCCGGCGGGCGAGCGACGCCGACGCCCGCGAAGCGCAGAACCGTCCAACTCGTCGAGTTCACCGCGATGCAGGGGGTCCGGTACAGCATCACCCTCGGGTACCTCAAGGCGAGCGCGCTCGCCGACCCCGCCCTCGACGCGGCCTGCGACTTCCGGATCACCGTGCGGGAGCAGAGCGGCGGGGAGCAGGCGACGAAGGAGCTGCTCGACACCTGGGACGAGCCGTTCGCGGTCGCGCTGACGGTGTTCTTCTGGAACCGCGCCCAGTCCCTTGAGCTGGCCCGCCAGGTGAAGGAGCGTTGGCCAAACTGCCACGTCCTGGTCGGCGGCAACGACGTGAGCTACCAGCAGGACGCGGTGTTCTCCGAGGCGCCCTGGGTGGACGTGCTGGTGCACGGCGAGGGCGAACTGCGCTTCCGCGACCTGCTGCACGCCTATCTGAACGACGCGGACCCGACCGCCGGGGCCCTCGCCGAGATCCCCGGCATCAGCTTCTGGCGCAACGGCGAGGTCGTCACCAACACGGACGCGGACCGGATCACCGACCTCGAACAGATCGTCTCGCCGATCCTCTCCCCGGTGTACTCCGACGAGGAGATCACCGGCTCGTCCATGATCGTCTACGAGACCAACCGGGGCTGCCCGTACGGCTGCGCGTTCTGCTACTGGGGCGGCGCCACCAACTCCAAGGTCCGCCAGTTCGACCTGGAGCGGATCTTCGCCGAGCTGGACCGGCTGATCCGGCTGATGCCCACGGACGCGACGCTGTTCATCGCGGACGCCAACTTCGGCATCCTGGGCCGCGACCGGCAGATCGCCGAGCACATCGTGGAGCTCAGCAAGCGGTACAACAAGCGGCTGGTCGTCAGCACCAACTGGGCGAAGAACGGCAACGACCGCATCGTCGAGATCGCCAGCATGCTGCACGCCGCCGAGCTGACCGGCGCGATCACGCTGTCCGCGCAGTCCTTCGACACGGACGTGCTGAAGATCGCCAACCGCGCCAACATCCGCACCAACCACTACCGCCGGCTGCTGTCCCGCTTCCGCGAACTCGACGTGCCCACTTACACCGACCTGATCTGGGGCCTGCCCGGCGAAACCTTCGCCACCTACCTCAACGGGATCGAGGAGGTGTTGAGCGCGGGCGGCTCCCCGGTGATCTATCCGCTGCTGCTGCTGAACAACACCGATTACTCGCGCGAGGCCTTCAAGGACGAGCACGAACTGCGCACCCGCCTGATGCCCGCCGACATCACCAACCCCGACCTCGTCGCCGACGTCGTCATCGGGCACTCCGCGATGACGGCGGACGAGTGGGTGCGCGGCATGGAGTTCCGGGTGTCGATGACGCTGTTCCAGAAGATCCTGCTGCGCTGCGCGCTGCGCGTGCTGCACTCGACCACCGGCGTGCGGATGGTCGAACTGTGCCAGCAGCTGTGGACGTTCCTGCTGGACGAGTGCGCCGACCCGTTCATCCGGGCCGTCGCCCGCGACGTCTGCGCCGTCTACCGGGAGCCGTCCACCCTGGACATGTCGCTGCTGCGCACCGTCATCGGCAACCACGTGGTGGTGCCCGAGGAGGTGCACTACCAGGCTCTGCTGTGCCGCGCCGTCCGCACCGAGAGCGCCACCGCGGAGCTGCTCAACGCCGCGGTGGACCACCTGTGCGGCTGGCTGGCCGGCTCCGGCTTCGAGATCGACCGGGTCCTGGTCGACAGCGCGCTGACCCTGGACCTCGCGTCGACGACGATCCTGCGCGCGAGCCTGCGCGGTGAGCTGGTCGAGGCGCAGTTCGCCGTCCCGCGGCAGGGCTGGGACCTGCTGGTCGAGTCCGGCGACGTGCCGTCCGGCCTCGACACGAGCCACCAGGGCAACGTCGTGCGCGGCACGGTGTGGGCACCGCAGCGCTGGGTCGACTTCCCGATCAGCGTCTACGCACTGTCCATCTGGCACGGCACCGGCCGTCCGCTGTACGACCTGCTGTTCGCCCTGCCCGACCAGCTGCCGGCCGCGGCATGA